The sequence CTGGCCCAAGGCGCTGCGTCCGCTCGCCGCGCTGGCGGTGCTCGCCCAGGGCGACGTGGCGACCGACGCACCGCGCCGCCAGGGCTCGCCGGCGCGGCTCGCGCGGATGCTGGCCATGCGCCTCACCGGGCGATAGCGTCGGCCCGATTCGGTCGGGGAAAGCGGATGTGGCGCTATCTGGTTGGGATGCTCGCGGGCGTGCTGCTGGTCGGTGGCGGCGTGCTGCTGTGGGGTGGTGGCACCGGCCCGCATCGTGCGCGGCTGGCCGCGCTGGGCAATATGGCGGCCGCTGCAAATATCGAAGACGTGCCCGAGCCGCCCGCCGCCAGCGAGAAGACGCGCGAGGAGAAACGATTCTCGCGCTACGATCACGACAAGGACGGGAATGTCAGCCGCGACGAATTCCTCGCCGCGCGCCACAAGGCGTTCGCCAAGCTGGACACCAACAGTGATGGCCGGCTCGATTTCGACGAATATGCGATCAAGACCACAAAGCGCTTCGCCGATGCGGATGCCGATCATGACGGCAAGCTCGTCGCCGCCGAATTCGCCGCCACGAAGATCGCCCGCAAGACGCGGCCACGCACCGCCTGCGCGCCCGATGCCGCGCCGCGCGAAGCCGTCGACGACACCTGACGGAAACCGAAACCGCGCGGATCGTTTGTCGAAGCGTTGCGAACCGCTAAGCGCGACCAACAGGATGGAGAATAAGATGGGTCGGATCAGGATTGCGCTCGGCATTGCGGGGCTGGCCCTTTTGGCGGGTTGCGCGAGCTCGCCGGAAACGCGCGTCACGCGCTTCCACCTGAACGCGCCGATCGCCACCGGCCAGATCGCGGTCGAGCCGCTGGTGCCGTCCGACAAGGGCAGCGTCGAATTCCAATCCTATGCCGACATCGTCGGGCGCGAACTCGCGAAGCT is a genomic window of Sphingomonas nostoxanthinifaciens containing:
- a CDS encoding EF-hand domain-containing protein; its protein translation is MWRYLVGMLAGVLLVGGGVLLWGGGTGPHRARLAALGNMAAAANIEDVPEPPAASEKTREEKRFSRYDHDKDGNVSRDEFLAARHKAFAKLDTNSDGRLDFDEYAIKTTKRFADADADHDGKLVAAEFAATKIARKTRPRTACAPDAAPREAVDDT